A genomic window from Pseudocitrobacter corydidari includes:
- the nfo gene encoding deoxyribonuclease IV has translation MKYIGAHVSASGGVANAAIRAAELEATAFALFTKNQRQWRAAPLTTEVIDDFKAACEKYHYTAAQILPHDSYLINLGHPVEEALEKSREAFIDELSRCQQLGLTLLNFHPGSHLMQIDEDKCLARIAESINIALAQTEGVTAVIENTAGQGSNLGFKFEHLAAIIDGVEDKTRVGVCIDTCHAFAAGYDLRTTDECAKTFAEFERIVGFNYLRGMHLNDAKSAFGSRVDRHNSLGEGNIGHDAFRWIMQDNRFDGIPLILETTNPDIWAEEIAWLKAQQTETAEA, from the coding sequence ATGAAATACATTGGAGCGCACGTGAGCGCCTCCGGCGGCGTAGCCAACGCCGCCATTCGTGCAGCAGAATTAGAAGCGACCGCTTTCGCCCTGTTCACCAAAAATCAGCGCCAGTGGCGCGCCGCCCCCCTCACCACAGAAGTGATTGATGATTTCAAAGCGGCCTGCGAAAAATATCACTACACCGCCGCGCAGATCCTCCCCCACGACAGCTATCTGATTAACCTCGGTCACCCCGTGGAAGAGGCGCTGGAAAAATCTCGCGAAGCCTTTATTGATGAGCTCAGCCGTTGCCAGCAACTTGGCCTGACGCTGCTGAACTTCCACCCGGGCAGCCACCTGATGCAAATAGATGAAGATAAGTGTCTGGCGCGTATCGCTGAATCCATCAACATCGCGCTGGCGCAAACCGAAGGCGTGACCGCCGTGATTGAAAACACCGCCGGTCAGGGCAGTAATCTCGGTTTTAAATTCGAACATCTCGCGGCCATCATCGACGGCGTAGAAGATAAAACCCGCGTCGGCGTCTGCATTGATACCTGCCACGCCTTTGCCGCCGGTTACGATCTGCGTACCACTGATGAATGTGCAAAAACCTTTGCCGAATTTGAGCGTATCGTGGGCTTTAACTACCTGCGTGGGATGCACCTCAACGATGCGAAAAGCGCCTTCGGCAGCCGCGTCGACCGCCATAACAGCCTCGGTGAAGGCAATATCGGCCACGACGCCTTCCGCTGGATTATGCAGGACAACCGTTTTGACGGTATTCCGTTGATTCTGGAAACCACAAACCCGGATATCTGGGCGGAAGAGATTGCGTGGCTGAAAGCGCAGCAGACTGAAACGGCAGAAGCCTGA
- the yieE gene encoding DNA-binding transcriptional regulator YeiE, whose product MHITLRQLEVFAEVLKSGSTTQASQMLALSQSAVSAALTDLEGQLGVQLFDRVGKRLVVNEHGRLLYPRALALLEQATEIEQLFREDNGAIRVYASSTIGNYLLPEMIGRYRRDFPDLPIELSVGNSQDAINAVADFRVDIGFIEGPCHSADIVAEPWLEDELVVFAAPDSPLLEGEVTLSRLSAQPWILREKGSGTREIVDYLLLSHLPQFRLGMELGNSEAIKHAVRHGLGISCLSRRVIAEQLESGKLVEVTVPLPGLNRTLWRIHHRQKHLSNALLRFLSYCTIS is encoded by the coding sequence ATGCATATCACGCTGCGACAGCTTGAAGTGTTCGCGGAAGTACTCAAAAGCGGTTCCACCACCCAGGCCTCGCAGATGCTGGCGTTGTCCCAATCTGCGGTCAGCGCGGCGTTGACCGATCTCGAAGGGCAACTCGGCGTGCAGCTTTTCGACCGCGTCGGTAAACGGTTGGTGGTGAATGAGCACGGGCGTCTGCTGTACCCGCGCGCGCTGGCATTGCTGGAGCAGGCAACCGAAATTGAGCAACTGTTCCGCGAAGATAACGGCGCCATCCGCGTCTACGCCAGTAGCACCATCGGTAACTATCTTTTGCCGGAAATGATCGGCCGCTATCGCCGGGATTTCCCTGATTTGCCCATTGAGCTTAGCGTCGGCAACAGTCAGGATGCCATTAATGCCGTGGCGGATTTTCGCGTCGATATCGGTTTTATCGAGGGGCCGTGTCATTCGGCGGATATCGTGGCGGAGCCCTGGCTGGAAGATGAGCTGGTGGTGTTTGCCGCACCCGATTCACCGTTGCTGGAAGGGGAGGTGACTCTCTCGCGTCTGTCGGCGCAGCCGTGGATTTTGCGCGAGAAAGGCTCCGGTACCCGCGAAATTGTCGATTATCTTCTGCTCTCGCATTTGCCGCAGTTCCGCCTCGGGATGGAGCTTGGCAACTCCGAAGCCATTAAACATGCGGTGCGCCACGGGCTGGGCATCAGCTGTTTGTCACGCCGGGTGATTGCCGAACAACTGGAAAGTGGAAAGCTGGTCGAAGTGACGGTGCCGTTGCCGGGGCTGAATCGCACGCTGTGGCGCATTCATCATCGGCAGAAGCATCTTTCAAATGCGTTACTGCGTTTTCTCTCGTACTGCACCATCTCATAG
- a CDS encoding YeiH family protein — protein MAEITLREPHRTVRHYLPGLALSAVITGAALWAGSIPAISGAGFSALTLAILLGMVIGNTVYPKIWQSCDGGVLFAKQHLLRLGIILYGFRLTFSQIAEVGVSGIATDALTLTSTFLLACWLGQKVFGLDKQTSWLIGAGSSICGAAAVLATEPVVKAEASKVTVAVATVVIFGTLAIFLYPAMYPLLAHWFSPETYGIYIGSTMHEVAQVVAAGHAINPEAENAAVISKMLRVMMLAPFLLILAARVKQLAPAGSGQKSKITIPWFAVLFIVVAIFNSFHLLPKAVVDVLVTLDTVLLAMAMAALGLTTHVSALKKAGAKPMLMALVLFIWLIVGGGAINLAVHALMA, from the coding sequence ATGGCAGAAATCACATTACGCGAACCTCATCGTACTGTAAGACATTATCTCCCCGGGCTGGCGCTTAGCGCGGTCATCACCGGGGCAGCACTGTGGGCCGGGAGCATTCCCGCTATTTCAGGCGCAGGCTTCAGTGCCTTAACGCTGGCTATCCTGCTGGGGATGGTCATCGGTAACACGGTTTACCCTAAAATCTGGCAGTCGTGCGACGGCGGTGTCCTGTTCGCCAAACAGCACCTGCTGCGGCTCGGTATTATTCTTTATGGCTTCCGTCTGACCTTTTCGCAAATTGCTGAAGTGGGTGTCAGCGGAATTGCCACCGACGCCTTAACGTTAACCAGTACCTTTTTACTGGCCTGCTGGTTGGGGCAAAAGGTGTTTGGCCTGGATAAACAAACCAGCTGGCTGATTGGTGCGGGTAGCAGTATCTGCGGTGCGGCGGCCGTACTGGCGACGGAACCGGTAGTAAAAGCAGAAGCGAGTAAAGTGACCGTGGCGGTGGCGACCGTCGTTATCTTCGGTACGCTGGCTATCTTCCTTTACCCGGCGATGTACCCGCTGCTGGCACACTGGTTCAGCCCGGAAACGTACGGTATCTATATTGGTTCAACCATGCACGAAGTGGCGCAGGTGGTTGCTGCGGGTCATGCGATTAACCCGGAAGCTGAAAACGCGGCGGTGATTTCGAAAATGCTGCGCGTAATGATGCTGGCTCCGTTCCTGCTTATCCTGGCAGCACGCGTAAAACAGCTGGCGCCGGCGGGCAGCGGTCAGAAAAGCAAAATCACTATTCCCTGGTTTGCGGTGCTGTTCATTGTGGTCGCGATTTTCAACTCCTTCCACCTGTTGCCGAAAGCCGTGGTTGATGTGCTGGTGACGCTGGATACGGTTCTGCTGGCGATGGCGATGGCGGCGCTGGGCTTAACCACCCACGTGAGCGCACTGAAAAAAGCGGGCGCAAAACCGATGCTGATGGCGCTGGTGTTGTTCATCTGGTTAATCGTCGGCGGTGGTGCGATTAACCTTGCGGTCCACGCCCTGATGGCATAA